Proteins encoded in a region of the Magallana gigas chromosome 8, xbMagGiga1.1, whole genome shotgun sequence genome:
- the LOC117682907 gene encoding uncharacterized protein: MSTVKEMLELLEVGTKMGMKDEDLQQFVKDEQARMRDEREKHRVERQEERDRDFKLQMEKERAAREHDEREHARLIEEKRHQQKLEELELDHKLQLERSHMKPSVVTKEEKETSQVIKGPKLPPFEDSKDNIDAYIQRFEIYATTQKWNKDTWGTHLSALLKGKALDVFARLSPETALDFNELKNALLKRFDMTEDGFRKKFRFSKPDGSETFMQFSTRLDSYLERWIQLSKTNKTFDDLKDLFLREQFLLCCSKELALFLKERIPTSIQDMARYADQFAEARTVTSSSLTQKPLFDRRQQSDRQPPYKDSVQQNQSGNAVKCYECGRQGHKAFNCNFRKSPNNRPFNSSEKQETTPKHTYPSDFQRGSYNNGNHGYPGRGRGRQGAASVVEKHGNLPCVGDSVAFCETEMPVVKGCVGNKLVTVLRDTGCSGAVIRRKLVNDDQLTGTSQRCKLADGRIIDSDVARIDVDTPYFTGSVDAWCFDSPSYDLFLGNIRGVRKPHEPNPAWIHSVENIAAVETRAQLKKKQSPYKPLKVPEAIRDVSPEDILQEQRNDETLKKLWSLAESGQLKHFSDGGFSKMCERKQMLFREFCSPKVSSGKLFRQLIVPRKYRTIVMKIAHETLMGGHLGSKKTTDRVVSEFYWPGIQSDIRRFCRSCDVCQRTIPKGKVPAVPIGQMNYKIDLGGKLKTFHANLLKKYVERDTLNCGVLSTCAISLIDFSDLDDDEQQDSILMPPVTQTETAKDIKFADRLTPDQLETAKSLCDSFSDVFTDIPGMTNLVEHKIVVTSSEPVRVKPYPIPFSTEKTITEEVQKMLQLNVIEPSSSPYSAPVVIARKKDGTNRFCIDNRRLNCATVFDAEPMPSPESIFSKMTGKKFVSKIDLSKGYWQVPMADESKPLTAFSTPSGLYQFRTMPFGLVNAPATFSRMMGKLLQGMNGVENFIDDVIVFTDTFEEHLHILKTVFERLRDAGLAARPTKCFIGFDKIDCLGHMVGNKCLEPEQDKIDAVRNAPIPQTKKQVRAFLGLAGFYRKFIPNFSAIAIPLSDLTKKGQPNKVIWTESQQRAFDTLKHMLSERPILKLPEFNETFILRTDAADDGIGAVLLQMEDDEKLPVAYASRKLQPREKAYAIIEKECLAVVWGIQKFHQYLYGREFLLETDHQPLTYLNKAKTENSRLMRWALQLQPYRFRIIAIKGSDNVGADYLSRQ; the protein is encoded by the coding sequence ATGTCTACTGTCAAGGAGATGCTGGAGCTACTTGAAGTGGGGACCAAGATGGGGATGAAGGATGAAGACCTTCAACAATTCGTGAAGGACGAACAGGCCAGAATGCGGGACGAACGTGAGAAACATAGAGTCGAGAGACAGGAGGAGAGAGACCGCGACTTCAAACTACAGATGGAGAAAGAGCGCGCCGCAAGAGAACATGATGAGCGAGAGCACGCCCGATTGATAGAAGAAAAGAGACATCAGCAAAAACTAGAAGAACTGGAACTTGATCACAAACTGCAACTCGAGAGATCTCACATGAAGCCGAGTGTTGTGACTAAAGAGGAGAAAGAAACTTCTCAAGTGATAAAAGGACCAAAACTTCCTCCGTTTGAGGATTCGAAAGACAACATTGACGCGTACATTCAAAGATTTGAGATATACGCAACAACGCAGAAATGGAATAAAGACACGTGGGGGACTCATCTTAGCGCATTACTCAAAGGAAAGGCACTGGATGTGTTCGCAAGACTCTCACCCGAAACAGCACTTGATTTCAACGAGTTGAAGAACGCCCTGTTGAAACGATTTGACATGACGGAGGACGGTTTCCGCAAGAAGTTCCGATTTTCAAAACCAGACGGAAGTGaaacttttatgcaattttcTACCAGACTGGACAGTTACCTTGAGCGGTGGATTCAGCTGTCTAAGACTAACAAGACATTCGATGATCTGAAGGACTTGTTCTTACGTGAACAGTTTTTATTGTGTTGCTCGAAAGAACTTGCCTTATTCCTAAAGGAGAGGATTCCTACTTCGATCCAAGACATGGCGCGATACGCGGACCAGTTTGCTGAGGCCAGAACAGTGACATCTTCTTCACTTACGCAAAAACCGCTCTTTGACAGACGACAGCAGTCCGATAGACAACCGCCGTACAAAGATTCCGTGCAACAAAACCAATCTGGAAATGCAGTGAAGTGTTATGAGTGCGGACGACAAGGACATAAAGCCTTTAACTGCAACTTCCGCAAAAGTCCGAATAACAGGCCGTTTAATTCGAGCGAGAAACAAGAAACAACACCGAAACATACTTACCCTAGTGATTTTCAACGTGGGTCGTACAATAATGGGAACCATGGATATCCAGGACGCGGTAGAGGTCGCCAAGGAGCCGCGAGTGTCGTCGAGAAACATGGAAACTTACCGTGTGTTGGTGATTCGGTTGCTTTCTGTGAAACGGAAATGCCAGTTGTGAAGGGATGTGTTGGCAATAAACTAGTGACTGTGCTAAGAGACACAGGTTGTAGTGGTGCCGTTATTCGTAGAAAACTGGTAAACGATGATCAACTAACGGGGACATCTCAACGATGCAAGTTAGCAGACGGTCGTATTATTGATTCAGATGTGGCTAGAATTGATGTCGATACTCCTTACTTTACCGGAAGTGTTGATGCTTGGTGCTTTGATTCGCCTTCGTACGATCTTTTTCTTGGTAATATTCGTGGAGTAAGGAAACCACATGAACCAAATCCAGCCTGGATTCATTCCGTTGAAAACATAGCAGCTGTTGAAACGCGTGCGcaactgaaaaagaaacagtCTCCATACAAACCATTGAAAGTACCGGAAGCAATACGGGATGTATCGCCGGAGGATATCTTACAAGAACAACGAAACGACGAGACACTGAAAAAGTTATGGAGCTTAGCTGAGAGTGGACAGCTTAAACATTTCAGTGACGGcggattttcaaaaatgtgtgaACGGAAGCAAATGttgttcagagaattttgcagTCCCAAAGTGTCCAGTGGAAAACTTTTTCGACAGTTAATCGTTCCCCGGAAATACAGAACTATCGTTATGAAGATAGCACATGAAACGCTTATGGGTGGTCATCTGGGATCAAAGAAAACAACCGACAGAGTAGTGTCCGAATTTTACTGGCCAGGAATTCAGTCAGACATTAGACGGTTTTGCAGATCATGTGACGTGTGTCAGCGGACTATTCCAAAAGGAAAAGTACCTGCAGTACCGATAGGACAAATGAACTACAAGATCGATTTGGGAGGCAAGCTGAAAACTTTCCACGCAAATCTTCTTAAGAAGTATGTTGAACGAGATACATTGAACTGTGGTGTTTTGTCAACATGTGCAATTTCACTCATAGACTTTAGTGACCTAGATGATGATGAACAACAGGACTCTATTCTTATGCCACCTGTTACTCAAACCGAAACAGCAAAGGACATAAAGTTTGCAGACAGACTAACACCAGATCAGTTGGAAACTGCTAAATCACTGTGTGATTCGTTCTCAGATGTATTTACGGATATACCTGGAATGACGAACTTAGTGGAGCATAAGATTGTTGTGACATCGTCTGAACCTGTGCGTGTGAAACCATATCCAATTCCGTTCAGTACAGAGAAAACAATTACAGAAGAAGTTCAGAAAATGCTACAGTTGAATGTGATTGAGCCATCATCTTCCCCTTATTCAGCTCCAGTTGTCATAGCTCGGAAGAAAGATGGAACAAATCGATTTTGCATTGATAATAGACGACTGAACTGTGCTACGGTATTTGATGCAGAACCAATGCCCAGTCCAGAAAGCATATTTTCCAAAATGACCGGAAAGAAGTTTGTGTCAAAGATAGACTTAAGCAAAGGATACTGGCAAGTACCGATGGCTGACGAGAGTAAGCCGCTTACAGCCTTTTCCACACCATCCGGATTGTACCAATTCAGGACAATGCCGTTTGGTCTTGTAAACGCGCCGGCAACATTTAGTCGTATGATGGGAAAACTACTTCAAGGTATGAACGGCGTAGAAAACTTTATCGATGATGTCATTGTTTTTACAGATACCTTTGAAGAACATCTACACATACTGAAGACTGTGTTCGAACGACTCAGAGATGCGGGACTTGCGGCCAGACCGACAAAATGTTTCATCGGATTTGACAAGATTGACTGTTTGGGACATATGGTGGGCAACAAGTGTCTAGAACCAGAACAGGACAAGATTGATGCAGTCAGAAATGCGCCAATACCACAAACCAAGAAACAGGTTCGTGCCTTCCTAGGCTTAGCAGGATTCTACAGAAAGTTTATTCCGAATTTCTCTGCGATAGCCATTCCACTTTCTGATCTTACGAAGAAGGGCCAACCAAATAAAGTTATTTGGACTGAAAGTCAGCAACGAGCTTTTGATACATTGAAACACATGTTATCAGAAAGGCCAATATTGAAGTTGCCAGAATTTAATGAAACCTTCATTTTACGCACGGACGCTGCAGATGATGGGATAGGTGCTGTGCTGTTACAGATGGAGGATGACGAGAAACTACCCGTAGCGTACGCCAGTAGGAAACTTCAACCAAGAGAAAAGGCATACGCTATTATCGAGAAGGAGTGTTTGGCGGTAGTGTGGGGAATACAGAAGTTCCACCAGTACCTTTATGGACGCGAGTTTCTACTTGAAACTGATCACCAACCCCTGACCTACCTTAACAAAGCAAAGACAGAGAACTCCAGACTGATGCGTTGGGCTTTGCAGCTTCAGCCATACCGCTTTAGGATCATTGCGATCAAAGGAAGCGACAATGTGGGTGCGGATTACCTGAGTCGTCAGTGA